Within Diospyros lotus cultivar Yz01 chromosome 15, ASM1463336v1, whole genome shotgun sequence, the genomic segment GTCAAAGAAAGCCCGTACACTATCAAAATCCGAACCTCATAAAGCGAGCTCCTTGCGAACTTCTAATGAAACTTCTAGCAAGCTCttagcaatcgactaacgagctcccagTAAAACCCTCAGTTCGTTGGACCATTCAGATCGCTGGCCTAAATCCTCTAGCTCACATAAATGACAAAGCTGCTGAGAAATCAAAGGTCGGGTCCATTTACTTTATCTACAACAGTCCATgctcctcgtaatgaggatctcacTCCCAATTTTGTACAAATGATAAATACTGTTTGTCCCCggttatatcatctttatatttctatatgttatccaaattgtaaaagcccctcattataaataggaatcagagatatcatgaggggtacagggagaataatcagacaccGCCATtctaaaagaataatcagagtgcaGTCGTAGAGTAGATATTGTTCTAGCCGAACCATGTGAAAATTGCTTGTGTGGACTCATATCTgagatctttgttttcttcttcttggcatttTGAACTCACCCACCGCAGctcaaaacgaatcacggtcggctgaaattgaacgtcgacaacacctatataaaattaattaatttatatacacacctaattatatacacacacaaacacacctatataaaattagttaatttataattacttaaaatgcagatatttaaaaggaatttatttatttgtattatttttttaattttttttattttattttttatttattataataaaaaaaattaattaaaataataaaaaaacgtTTCCCCAACTGCTAGCAGTCAGGGAAAGCCGGTTCTATGGTCGCGGccatgcgtgtgtgtatatatatatataggtgtatgtgtgtttgtgtatgtattcaggaacagagagagagtgtgtgggTTGGTCGCCATTACTAACTGACCTCGTAGCCATTGCACAGAAAgaaagagtgtgtgtgtgtggtcgACCCTGCAATGgcgtctatatatatatatatgtatgtatttgtgtgtatatggtgcaaaagagaaagagagacatgAGACGGGGGCCAACGATCAGGAGTGATAAGAGAAGAGAGTGGGTTGTGggagtaaaataaatatttttaaattattgaaaaatttggtAGGGGTATGGgctatgaaaaataattctatGAACTGcggatagaatttccctaaatAATGCAACAATACCAACCAAGTCATgtgaaaaattaattctatGAAGTGTGGATAAAATTTTCCTAAATAATGCAACAATACCAACCAAGTCATGTACCAATCTCCCCCGCCCCCCCACCAATTaattctatgaagtggggataaaaaatttctaaataatgCAACAATACCAACCTAGTCATGTACCAATCTctccccccccacccccccccccccaaaaaaaaaaaaaaaaatccttactCAGTACTCACAAAACatagaaattatataaaatggAAAAGGACAAGTAGATAAcaattgggagagagagagagagagagagacagttgGTTCGAGAGATACGAGACAAGTGCATATTAatgggggaagagagagagagagagatgtctcGGCACTTGGGGAAATGTGGCAATTTGATGAGCATTCAGTGCTTCACCAACTCCCCCACCTAAAACTGAAAATGGCCCATTTATCAACTAGTGGCCCAAAGAGATGGGCATGCATTTGCATCTCCATTACGTAGCTAGAGAATAGGATAGGAACAAGAGCGGGCCAGAACAATGAAAGCTGGTGCATTTGCAGGGCCAACTGCTGGAAGCTCTCCCGCGGAGGTGCCGCCACCAAGGGAGGCCACCGCGGCCGGGGGGAGCTCCGCCATGCGCACCGCCGAGACGCTGCTGCGGCTGCTGCCAATGGGGCTGTGCATATTGACTCTGGTGATCATGCTCAAGAACTCTCAGGCTAATGACTTTGGCTCTGTCTCCTACTCCAACCTTGGAGCTTTCAGGTTCTTATCATCATATTGTCTATATCTCTTTTAAGTGTGTTTTTTACCCCTTCTTTTCTAGGTGCTCTCTTTTGAGTGTTGTTTGGGATCTAAACCATCTCCATCATGATGGGGGgttcaagaaaaataaaggcgacaataatattacaataaaaataattacaagtcTTAATTAGTCGATCCCATTTAAGTGAAGTTAGATGCCTATATTTTAGATTCtcttttattatctaattttcatAACGATATGATCCAACTAGTGTCTACTCACACGACTCTTCTTTATTTTAACTTGAATTGGAAATAATATCACTAATAGGAGTTATAGAGGACAAGAAGGATGATGGCTAATAAAATCTATTGTAGAGAAGCATTTTGGCACGAAATACCGGTCACTGTCAATATTTTTGGGTCAAAAGTTGacaaataaatgttatttttagaaTGTTTTGTTGCTTGGGCAGGTACCTGGTGCATGCCAATGGAATCTGTGCAGGTTATTCACTTCTTTCAGCTATTGCTGTTGCAGCTGTTCCTCGTCCCTCAACCATGTCCAGAGCCTGGACTTTCTTCCTCCTTGATCAGGTTAATTTCCTTATCTTTTCACTCTCTCCTCAAAAgtctttttttatgattttcaacTAGAATAATAATGCAGCAGAGATGGGTTCCATTCCATCAAACAGCAACAATAGCACACCACTAATACACCAAATTTTAATTGGTTTTATGAATTGTAGCTTGTCAAATATTAATTTGGTTATTTGTGTGTGTGGCTGAGGTGGTGGTGATCtatctcttataattaatgAACATGACATCCTAGTTTTGAATCTTCTGGTGCTCTTTAATATTGACACTTTTTGTAATTTCCTATGAAACAAATAGCAAAAACCACCCAGAAGTTACATGACTAACTTTTTTTTccagataaaaaagaaaagcccGAGTGACCTCTTCTAGAGAACCCTTGTTAGATAACATCAATAGCTCTTCTACCCTTAAAACTCATCAATAGGGTTGACTATAAAAATTTTAGGCCCCCCAAAGAAATTTAACCTAGATTTGCTTTTACTATGAAACGCCTAAAAGTTATGTGATAattctctttaaaaaaaaaaaaaaaaactggagTGACTTgggatattttagaaaatcctTGTGAAACCATCAAAAGACGATATCATCAACTTCCTCATTTTTAAGCCCCCATAATACATATGACAGATAATTATCTAAATAACACCGTTGATATCAGACTCAAACTTAAGATCTTGAATCTTCATCAAATGATATTGCCAGGGAACCTACCACTAAAGCAGGAAAATATTAAGTTAGTTGAGTTCAATCTAGGCCACATAAAGATATATATGTCAACATTACTTGATATGACAATATGACAAACAAGTAGTACCATGTAGATGTTGACATACATAATTCTGGCTGCTGGGGCAACATCAACCGAGGTGGTCTACTTGGCATACAAGGGAGATCAAACCATCACATGGAGTGAAGCCTGCAGCTCATTTGGTGGCTTCTGCAGAAAGGCCACTGCATCCATTGCCATCACCTTCGCGGTGTTGCTTTGCTATGCTGTGctctctctcatctcctctTACAGGCTCTTTACCAACTATGATCCCCCCGTTCTTTCCCCTAATGCCAAGGGAATAGAGCCTGGAGGTGCCGTCTATGGCTGATCGACATCACTTTTGTTTGACGAAAAGAAAGATTACTGTAATAACTACATCTATGTATAAGATGATTATGCTTGGCGTTAAAATATTTGTGGACATGATTCATGAATGGACTGGTAAACCTCTATTTTGCCTTTAAACTGCCCTGCATGCAAGGCTTGCTAAACAAATTGGACTTCCTATTGCAAATGACCAAAGCAGTAGACAATATGGAGTAGATGGGTCACATGGGTAAAAACACTAGAGATTGGTTCAACCATCCATGCAGCTTCAAGTCGCTCATGTCGCAATAAGTGACCCATATTAGCAGGCCAAGACTAGATTTATCAGGGCAGGGCCAATTCTGAAAGGGGAAAGCACCCAAAATATTCAAGCTGAATGAAGATAAATGTAACTTCCCGCTATGTCCACAAAATAATCGTAGCCCAAGAGTTAGCTTCATATATACGGGTACCAGACAGTTGTCAACTTGATCCAAGCACAATGAAATAGTGGCACAATATATTCTTTTCTTGGTCTTTGCCCGTTTTCACAAGATAATGTCTGACAATCACAAAATGATGCAGCATGGAAATCTTAGATCTCACTCCACCAACCATAAGCAACTATTAGTAATTGTTTGCATTACAGAGTATCGataatttaacaaaatgaaatcTTATATCTCAGTCCACCAACCATAAGCAACTATTGGTTATAATTTGTCTGCATTATGGGGTATCACTgattatcaaaatgaaccaCCACACCTCAACAGTTTTCCCCCACGCCTCCACATATCTACTTCATAGAGGACCTTCCTTGCACCTTCAGCGTGCTTCATACTGGACAACTGCAGTGAACACGGGGTCGGTCAATAAAATCTCCCAAGAAAACTTtgggaagaaacaaaaaatagaattataaaCCATGTTAAACTAATGACCAATGTGTTAAATCACCACAGATTCAAGGAAGGTAAGGGGGATGAAGAACGGTAAAAACAACATGGCAGTTGCGCCTACTGTTAAGGTCCCACTTCTGGCTCCAGGAACTTTACGTTGCTAATGCACAAGCTACTAGTTCCTGCTGATacatttgtttctttcttctgattttattagtttctcattcattcattttcatttttccttctaccacagatacataaaataatttacaagaaaaaaaataaaaacattttgcACAGGAACAAACGAATAAACCAATTGCAATGAGGCTTACTTCTTCGGGTCCGCTTCTTGTACAGGATGCGGTAACCACATTCCCGGCACTGAATCACATCACCAGGCTTCAGTGTATTTTCCTGCCCGCAATCTACATTTCAAATTAGTTTTGATCAGTTATAAAGGACCAATATTAAGGctgaatttattaattaaaaccaACCACTTTGATGaacggattttttttttaaataatatttaaaaaatacccaAAGAGTACTGGgttgaaaataattaacaatttagtATCAGTcaccaaaattaaaaacattttgtCTCGTGTGAGAAACAACAAAGAATAACCAAACTTGGCATGTGTGTTTATTGCTTTCACCAAAAGACACACTCGGCAAGGGTGTTATTCAGTGAAGCAATAAAAGCACTTAGCAAACACATTTATTGTTTAATCAAAAAATGCACTTGCTAAGTGCATCTATACATTTGGCTTGCGCACAATACAAGATTGGTAATTAATATCAACCCAATACTGTTTCAgtatcttttttttaaaaaaagtactATTATTTCAAAGAAAGACTCTGATGAACACAACTCTTTAGTCTTCTCACAGTTTTGGGTATTCAAGTGCCCAAATTGTGTGACCAGTCAGTAAAAACCAGGCAGAGACACATACGCATAGCATGTATATATGGTACTGAAATCACATTGTGTAATTCAGTTTTCCTCATTGCCTGTGCCGATTTACTCTCCCTGGTTGCCAagattaaaaaaagaaacagtTTATTCTAACAAAAATTTCTCTTCTGTGTTAAGTGGACAAGCACATGGGCATCAGTTTTGATTTCTCACCTTATAAAGCAACCACGCAGCTCCTGCCTAattgcataaatatatatatatatatgcaaatccAATCCAGAAACACATACAAAACTAATTAACCCCTGCCTAATCGCACAATTCTTTTTCCTAAGAGCATAACGGATTTGTATTCAGAACATCAACTGGATGCAACAAAAGTGTATCGGTATTTGGTTTGCAAGGAACAAGTTAGGGTTCTCCAATGCATAAAAAATCAGAGCCAAATACACAAATAGAGAAGATGTATAAGAAGAATCCGAGCGCGATAAAACCGAATGAGGAAATAGCGTATGACAAAAACGAACCTCCACAGATGTAGCTCACCGGCTCCGGCTGAGGATCCATGAAGGACGAAAGTGAAGGCCAACTGCGAGCAAACAACACAAACAAACTTAGGGTTTCAGTTTCAGCAATCACAGCCAATGAATCATTCAGAAATTAAACTTTAGGCAACAGAGAATCAAAAGAGAAGGCAAGATTGAAGTCATTACGATATTCGAGAAGATTCTAACGATTCGCTAACCTCCTGGACTCTGGAGAACAATGGAGTGAGAGACAATAGATTTTTCGCCTTTGAGGAAAAGCGAGCAGTCAAGTGCGCTAACCAGGGCGGATCCAGGAATTtaggtttgggggggggggctgaaattttaaaaacttaatataataaaattcttatgtaACTAAAAAGTCAGTAcaagaaatttttattaaacttgtgCTTGAcgagattttgaaacaaaaaattcatctaGATTGATGTAAATTTCAGGAGATAAACTTGAAGAATTGATGTAAATTCACTAGATTGATTTTGCACACTATGAATTGAAGTACTTTCACTAATATGATGATCTCTCTTCctgaaaaaagataacaatgtttttcctttcttagcaGAAGACTGTTGTTCcattctaaattctaagatgcacaaacaaaaaataacacaattcaataatcgaacaattaaaatatttaactcaagATTTGAGGCAAATGCAAGGCCAATACAACAACTGTATTTCTAGAGTTCAaacaagagaaggcaaaagtatggtcgattcaaatattcaatcacagATTCACAATAACAAATTCCAGGCTTCCAGCCACGACAATTCCTAACTAAATGCAGTAGTCAAATAGGCAAGCAGACACAAAGTTAGAAAAATCACTTGCTGAAAACTTGCTGAAAAAAAGCAGAGacttcaacaacaaatcaagcaagCATAAacaggtaaaaaaaaatatggccgAAAAACAGAAAAACTATCTAGATTTAGCTGTCAatcgagagaatcaaagaagagaaaacatacCAGCAATACAGATCCGGGCTCGAATGAAGCAGATCTGGAGACTGGAAGTTTTGGGGGTAAAACGAAAACCTGAATCAGAGGCAGCGAGCGAGGCGAGGCCGACTGGCCGAGCGAGCgtgggggcgagggcgagcgagagcaagagagaggcagtcaggcagagagcgagagcaagagaaaggcagCGACGGccggagggcgagcgagggcgagaggcagcgagggcgagcgagatcAAGAGGGCCGAGcccgagcgagagcaagagaggggcagcgagggcgagcgagagcaagagagaagcagagagcgagagcgagagcgagcgCGAGTGGACGAGCAAAAGAgaggaggcagagagcgagaggcagcgagggtgagcgagagcgaggtcgagagaggaaggagaagggtttgcaggcaggtgggctgggctgggctgaaAAAAATTGAGGTGGGCTGGACTCAATTTGAACTGACTtattactaaataatttaaaatttaactttataaatttaaatttggttgTGTGTAGTTCAAGACAACTCACAGATAAATCCTCTCTTGTGACGCCAACGATGTGATGTCGAGCCTTTTATTGGGGAGAGGGATGTTCAAAATGGGCTGTGCCGAGGCTCGGCCCGGGCCTCTGGCAATTTAACGAAAACTATGTTTGAAAgtttataaataacaaataaatatattaagctataatattttttttatttgtgtaaaaaaaaaaaaaaatcccaaatcaACTTATGACCTCTTTTATCTTAATCTTATAGTTGTTTGATGGGAACGTTGAAAGGAAATACGGTGCGCTTTTAAGGGACCGGTACCAATACCCTACGGGTACCCTAGAATTTTCCAAAAACCAATGGCTATTTGCATACCATAGAGCTGAAAGGCCCCAACCTTGGGCACCTCACTATAACATGGATCCAGATATTCATAGTAGATACAAGCAGACATGGATAATAAACCATTTAAAGGCTGGTTTACAACTTCACACTACCTAAAAGGTTGTCGGCAAGCTTCATCACACTGAACCATTGACAAAACAAGGATTATGGTTCCAAAAACCATTTGACTTTCGGACTATAAAACCCCATAGAAGCACACCTTAGATGGAAGTACAGAAGGGCAGTAAAATTGGAACATGATATCTCACAAGGCTTATAAATAGCACAGTTCATATTCATGATGTCTAGAACCACATGATAAACAGTAGCTGTCCTCATAAAACACTTTTGACTGTCCAACCATAAGAGTCATCAGCACCTAAATTAAGGGAGGGGAAGTCACATTTGCCTACCCAAGATATGTTTTTATTACTACTAATCCAGAAAAGGGGGAATacagaaaggaagaagaagaaacggTTCGACACGATTGTAGCAGCATCCAGCTTTTTCCAAGGTCCGAGTCTGTCTTGAAGCCGGCAGCAACCGACTCCTCCCCGAATCCCTTTAACCGCCTCACAACCTGGAAACCATTTCATACTAGTTAGCAAATAATTGACATCTAATGATATAACATGAATTATAAAGGTTCTTATATAGAATATAAGATCATGACATCTGATGATATGACATGaattataaagatattatagAAGATAAGATCATACATGGAAATAACTAGtgaactagaattcatgtagccgaccaaccccacatagtggaataAATACCTGATATGTAGTTTTTGCTTCATAAGAAGGTGCCAAGCTCTGCCTGTGGATTGAGtaattttctcaaacatttttagTGAGGAAGGTGTTAAAAGCCAGTTTAATGCAACCAAGGCAAGCAATCCATGATTCAGGTGGTGGTAAGtcaagaaattatttttcagtCTCTACCGGAgggcaagttccagtaatcagGAAAACATCTATGGCAGCACGAACTGGGAACAGTAACACAGAATGATGACTCCTGAAACGTGCAAGATGTAAGGCCTAATGTTCACTGCAAGTTATAGCTGGTGAAGGAAACACGATAGGAAACTGGAGAAGGAATGAATGCTGTGAACCAAAATATTAGTTTCAAGAGTTCTTGAATACCACCCATTAGTTTTCTCGTAGAAATTTTTGAATGCTATTATTGGAAAGCCCCCCACCCCCTCTAGTTTCTTATGATAGGAATACTCAGTTgaaaggtatatatatacacacacacggtTTGAATTCAAACAAAATCTTGACCCAAATAATGCAAGGACCAtttaatacacacacacacacacacacttaaagttaaaccACGGACATTAGTATTCCATCAGATAGGAAATTGATGGGTCTGAGTAAATACTTTAAACAGCTTGAGTAAACAATGTAATCTCCACAGCCGGTACACATCTCCATAGGAAAATAATATTACAGAGCAGCAGAAAATGTCAGTACACCAGTCTCTCTTAGCACAAGGAATATGAGATCAATACCTAGAACagttcaccatctgaaaaatAATAAGGCAACAAGATAGTCTCCACCGCATCTTGAGTTCAAtagtttaattctttttccttgTTGAAACTCATAATATGTTCTAATTGATAGCATCAGGAAAATTGGTGTAACAGAGTATTCTAAAATCCCAGATAATGGAAGCAATCATGGGATTATTCAAATCCACAGCAAATCTTTCCCAAATACCTATAATCAGATAATAGTTCAAGTAATGCTGCATAATGCATTGAGAATATTGATGAAAATACCTGTTTAGCAATATTCTGGAATGAGACTATAATTCAGTTCTGCCCACGGCTTTTGCTGAAGGAATGACGAGCCAAAAGTTTCCGATTTGATGTTAGATGATCATCCTGTCAGAATTCAAATCAGTTTTTGGATCCAGTATTTTCACATGACTACACAGTTTGTGAGAAAAGGTATCCAGCAAGCactaagaaatttaaaataggAAGTAGACCAAGTGGCTTTGGCGAGAACAGACAATACGGTGGTCAGTTAAAATGCAAAACTGACTAGGCAAAGCCATCCCTTGAACAAGTGCAGATATAAACTACATCCCAAAGTGAGAGGATTCATCTTCAAGATACAATTACCACAACGAAAGGAGATTTTAAAATTGCATGtgggaaaaagaaatataacttGCATATGTTCAAGTAAAAATAGCTGCACAGTCATGCATGGTTGGACATAAAGTCCAGagtatttttgaatattaactAATTTGTTTCCAATCAAGCTAGGTCCTGTGCTCTATATCTAGAAATGTATTGGAAGGAAGAGGGATTTACTTGGATACTAGGACAACGAATTTTGAGAAGATAAAGTGAGAAAAACTATAGGAAAGTACAAGAAAAGCCTAAGAAGCTGAAGCAGGAAGCTGGAAGATAGAATACCTTGTACAGTGATGCAGCTGATTCAGATTCAACAGTTTGGTTTGGGATGTGTCCAAGTGATTGGAAGGCATCCAAGGCATCCAGTGTCAGCTGCCAACCACAGAGGGCTACAGAACCACCGTTGGAACTGGAGCCACTGCTACTACTACAGCCTGCTGCGGCAACATTACCATTCACCCAAGGACAGAAATAATTATGATGCCTAATTGGGTCAAACTCAACAGCTTCTTCATAGTTGCTTTCTCCATTTGGAGGCCCTGAAAAACATTTCATTCCACAGTTTGTACAACTTACAATGATATAAAGCACAATAGTAAAGCTGAAACtaacaataaaaagaatgaaaacTAATACAGCTGGGAAATGCAAAAGCAAAATAACTTATGTTGCATTCTCATcaaaatgaaaggaagaaatgCAACACATCCATGCATACACATTCACACACAAACAGAGTGGCTACAGTCAAGCAACTGGTCAACCGATAAAGAGATCAGACAGGACATGTCCGCAAAACTCTTTTCAAACCTTATGATCTTGTTGGAATTagttacaacaataacaaccCCAAGCTTCATATCTTTTATATGGCTATTATACCCcatgtcatgtttaagggtttcccaccaagttcctttggtcttcctctatttcttcgCCATAAACTTCTTCCATTGCATCCACTTGCTTCACAGGTGCATCTATTGGTTGTCTTCTCACACGCTTTCCATATTTGGAATTAGTTaatgttgttttattttatatcatatgaaTACAAGCTGTCTACATCCACTTAGCGATCACGTGTTGGTACATTGCTAAAGTGGCTTGACATTAAGAAACATGAGCACTTCTAAAAAGGTGTTGTGCTATGCCAGACATTCACACTGCCACTCAAACACTTCTGAGTAATCTTAGACACTTGTCCAAAACTCATCCTATTACTTCTTTATTTTCCCCCCTACAACAAAGCAGTTTGTAGACACATGGGGAACGCTATGCTTATGAGATGCGCCAAATTATAAGAAGACAATGAAGAAGTAGTGACTGCGGTGAATGAACTGGAAGAAGACGACAATGGGGCCATATCACTTCATGCAATCAAGGGGATGGCCAGCAGTAAAATCATTAAAGTAGACGGGAGAGTGCAAGATAGCACACTCATGATAGCACATTCATGGTGCTGATagatagtgggagcacccacagtTTCATTGACCAAGGAACGGCCAAGAAGATGAAGTGTGAGTTATCTAGCACACTGCCACTGTCATTGACCGTTGCTAATGGCAGCAAGGTGTTGAGTAAGTCGGCTTGTTTTGGGTTTTGATGGAAAAGGCAAGGGGAGACTTTTGAGGCTGACCTAAGATTGTTGAAATTTCGGGAATGTCACATAGTTCTTGGGGTTGATTGGATAAAAGGGGTGAGCCCAATTAGTTTCGACTTCAAAAAAATGGAAGTAACCCTGAAAAAG encodes:
- the LOC127792192 gene encoding CASP-like protein 2A1; translation: MKAGAFAGPTAGSSPAEVPPPREATAAGGSSAMRTAETLLRLLPMGLCILTLVIMLKNSQANDFGSVSYSNLGAFRYLVHANGICAGYSLLSAIAVAAVPRPSTMSRAWTFFLLDQMLTYIILAAGATSTEVVYLAYKGDQTITWSEACSSFGGFCRKATASIAITFAVLLCYAVLSLISSYRLFTNYDPPVLSPNAKGIEPGGAVYG
- the LOC127792193 gene encoding DNA-directed RNA polymerases II, IV and V subunit 12 encodes the protein MDPQPEPVSYICGDCGQENTLKPGDVIQCRECGYRILYKKRTRRIVQYEAR